From a single Candidatus Dependentiae bacterium genomic region:
- a CDS encoding peroxiredoxin, whose translation MTSLRIKIVAIVLSTMVNSLLIAQDSIKSCGPFIGDNAPHFKADSTRGTIAFPEQYTGKWVIFFSHPADFTPICTTEFKKLASMIGDLDKLNCKLVGISVDSAYTHDRWIKNLEKDIENKQKITFPVVADTSRRIAKSYGMIHPKASATQTVRSVFFIDPKGTIRAIFYYPITNGRNFDEIKRLLVALQTTDEKQVITPANWQPGQQAIKPKKEVKDALPD comes from the coding sequence ATGACATCCTTACGTATAAAAATAGTAGCAATAGTACTAAGTACTATGGTTAATTCTTTACTAATAGCTCAAGATTCAATAAAGTCGTGCGGGCCTTTTATTGGCGACAATGCACCTCACTTTAAAGCTGATAGTACTCGAGGGACTATTGCATTTCCGGAACAATATACAGGGAAATGGGTTATCTTTTTTAGTCATCCAGCTGATTTTACGCCTATATGCACAACTGAGTTTAAAAAGCTAGCAAGCATGATTGGCGATCTTGATAAACTTAATTGTAAACTTGTAGGTATTTCAGTAGATTCAGCCTACACACATGACCGTTGGATCAAAAATCTAGAAAAAGACATAGAAAACAAACAAAAAATTACCTTTCCTGTAGTAGCCGATACCAGTCGCAGAATAGCAAAATCTTATGGGATGATTCATCCAAAAGCAAGTGCTACACAAACAGTCCGCTCAGTGTTTTTTATCGATCCTAAAGGTACAATACGGGCAATTTTTTATTATCCTATAACTAATGGTCGTAATTTTGATGAAATTAAACGCCTTTTAGTAGCTTTACAGACAACTGATGAAAAGCAAGTTATAACTCCGGCGAACTGGCAGCCAGGACAACAGGCTATTAAACCTAAAAAAGAAGTTAAAGATGCTCTGCCTGATTAA
- a CDS encoding DUF4385 domain-containing protein: MVKFDYNRDFSTIDFRKNPELYQIGIGEQGVLLVEPYKSEILPYWCFKTPDVARESAQTIYNLFLDYKSQADFVGMDMARKFLQMGYTRSRRYANHKTGIKWNKNKTMVLPREIDDEKAQSASIFYEYYLNAKNDPLYINLKLQHKKLYEPQE; the protein is encoded by the coding sequence ATGGTAAAATTTGATTATAACCGCGATTTTTCTACTATAGATTTTCGTAAAAATCCAGAATTATATCAGATTGGCATAGGCGAGCAGGGAGTCCTTTTGGTTGAGCCATACAAGTCTGAGATTCTACCCTATTGGTGCTTTAAGACCCCTGATGTTGCTCGTGAATCCGCTCAGACTATTTATAATTTATTTCTAGATTATAAAAGCCAGGCTGATTTTGTAGGTATGGATATGGCACGTAAGTTTTTGCAAATGGGCTATACTCGTTCACGACGCTATGCTAATCATAAAACAGGTATTAAATGGAATAAAAATAAAACTATGGTACTCCCTCGAGAAATAGATGATGAAAAAGCCCAGTCAGCCAGTATTTTTTATGAGTATTATCTAAATGCTAAAAATGATCCTCTTTATATAAATTTAAAATTACAGCATAAAAAACTTTATGAACCTCAGGAGTAA
- a CDS encoding NUDIX domain-containing protein yields the protein MNSANYVLAYFVKDEKILLLYRANTGFANNCYGLAGGKIEPYESAQQAVIREMAEELDIIVRPQDTQLVHVMSFKGNTNGDHLVLVFAINSWQGALYNRESHKHDHLSWFWLSNLPDNLMLRHRQIIEYILQQQRYSQEGY from the coding sequence ATGAATTCAGCAAATTATGTGCTTGCCTATTTTGTTAAAGATGAAAAAATACTTTTGTTATATCGTGCTAATACAGGATTTGCAAACAATTGCTATGGACTTGCTGGAGGCAAAATAGAGCCATATGAATCAGCTCAGCAAGCCGTTATACGTGAGATGGCTGAAGAATTAGATATTATAGTTAGACCCCAAGACACTCAACTTGTTCATGTAATGAGTTTTAAAGGCAATACTAATGGAGACCACTTAGTGCTTGTATTTGCAATTAATAGCTGGCAAGGCGCGTTGTATAATAGAGAATCTCATAAGCATGATCACCTATCTTGGTTTTGGCTGTCTAATTTGCCAGATAATCTTATGTTGCGCCATAGACAAATAATTGAATATATTTTACAGCAACAGCGTTATTCCCAAGAAGGATACTAA
- a CDS encoding MGMT family protein, whose product MTYTTHVLSPKDFQLHIEENKSHYSYLQTSGGFIRLASTQKGIYQTSFVKTCEKISVTSNINTNVLLLSGTQFQVQVWQAALKIPAGQTVSYHDLACALGQPKAYRAVANALGKNKLAYLIPCHRIIRKNGSLGGFAWGIEVKKALLEFEKNSNNF is encoded by the coding sequence ATGACCTATACTACACATGTTTTGTCACCTAAAGACTTTCAGCTGCATATTGAAGAAAACAAATCCCACTATAGTTACCTGCAAACATCAGGTGGCTTTATACGTTTAGCAAGTACTCAAAAAGGTATCTATCAAACTTCTTTTGTGAAAACATGCGAAAAAATATCAGTTACATCAAATATAAACACTAATGTATTGCTTTTATCGGGCACTCAGTTTCAAGTACAAGTATGGCAAGCAGCTTTAAAAATACCTGCAGGACAAACTGTTAGCTATCACGATCTTGCTTGTGCTTTAGGACAACCTAAAGCATATAGAGCTGTTGCTAACGCTCTAGGCAAAAATAAATTAGCTTACTTAATTCCCTGCCATAGGATTATAAGAAAAAATGGCAGCCTCGGTGGTTTTGCTTGGGGTATAGAGGTAAAAAAAGCACTTTTAGAATTTGAAAAAAACAGTAATAATTTTTAA